One genomic segment of Coffea arabica cultivar ET-39 chromosome 6e, Coffea Arabica ET-39 HiFi, whole genome shotgun sequence includes these proteins:
- the LOC113697254 gene encoding asparagine--tRNA ligase, cytoplasmic 1-like — protein sequence MQYKIFKNAPRLLSRVFRHNRKLALLHHFSVSLPTPPKHNKNIHISSSKHVMSIDSTPPLELLSLSDTVEEAQFSRRVPIHSILSRPDGGAGLAGQVVRIGGWVKTGREQGKGAFAFLELNDGSCPANLQVIVESGVHKLGDLVPTGTSVYVEGELKKPPEGTKQKIELKVLKVLDVGTVDAAKYPLPKTRLTLEFLRDFVHLRPRTNTISAVARIRNELAYATHTFFHKHGFLYVHTPIITTSDCEGAGEMFQVTTLINEAEKLEKELKENPAPLEADIVAAELLVKEKGEAVAQLKSAKASKEEISAAVAVLTKAKENLVKLQERFRLGNRCKLSAGIPKKDGKIDYSEDFFARQAFLTVSGQLQVETYACALSSVYTFGPTFRAEQSHTSRHLAEFWMVEPEIAFADLQDDMNCAEAYVKFLCQWLLDYSLADMEFMAAHIDKTCIDRLKMVASSNFYRITYTKAVAILEEVSKARKFENKVEWGIDLASEHERYLTEEKFKAPVIVYNYPKGIKAFYMKLNEDKKTVAAMDVLVPKVGELVGGSQREENYEVLRARILEMNLPLEPYEWYLDLRRYGTVKHSGFGLGFERMILFATGIENIRDVIPFPRYPGRADL from the exons ATGCAGTATAAAATCTTCAAAAACGCACCAAGGCTCCTCAGTAGGGTTTTTCGTCACAACAGAAAACTAGCGCTGCTCCATCATTTCTCTGTCTCCTTACCCACACCACCAAAACATAACAAAAATATTCACATTTCTTCATCAAAGCACGTAATGTCGATCGATTCGACGCCGCCATTAGAGCTGCTCTCCCTAAGCGACACCGTCGAGGAGGCCCAGTTTTCCCGCCGGGTCCCGATCCACTCTATTCTAAGCCGGCCCGATGGCGGGGCGGGACTAGCAGGTCAAGTTGTGAGAATCGGAGGATGGGTGAAAACAGGCCGAGAACAGGGGAAAGGTGCCTTCGCGTTTCTGGAACTCAACGACGGCTCTTGTCCGGCGAATCTGCAGGTCATAGTGGAGTCCGGCGTGCACAAGCTCGGCGATTTGGTGCCCACCGGCACGTCCGTGTACGTGGAAGGCGAGCTTAAGAAGCCTCCCGAGGGGACTAAGCAGAAAATTGAGCTCAAGGTTCTGAAGGTTCTGGATGTGGGGACTGTTGATGCGGCCAAGTATCCTTTGCCGAAGACCAGGCTTACGCTGGAATTCCTTAGGGATTTTGTGCATCTTCGCCCCCGAACCAACACT ATTTCTGCAGTTGCTCGTATCCGTAATGAACTGGCTTATGCCACCCATACATTTTTCCACAAGCATGGATTTCTCTATGTCCACACTCCTATCATAACCACCAGTGACTGTGAGGGTGCTGGTGAGATGTTTCAGGTCACAACTTTAATTAATGAGgctgaaaaattggaaaaggagCTTAAGGAGAACCCTGCTCCTTTAGAAGCTGACATAGTAGCTGCTGAGCTCCTCGTTAAGGAGAAGGGAGAAGCCGTTGCTCAACTCAAATCTGCTAAAGCTAGCAAGGAAGAAATTAGTGCTGCTGTTGCGGTGCTCACTAAGGCTAAAGAGAATCTTGTGAAGCTGCAAGAGAGGTTTAGGTTGGGGAACAGATGTAAGCTTAGTGCTGGCATACCAAAAAAGGATGGAAAAATAGATTATTCTGAAGATTTCTTTGCTCGTCAAGCATTTCTGACTGTTTCTGGGCAACTTCAGGTTGAGACATATGCTTGTGCGCTCAGTAGTGTTTATACATTTGGACCAACTTTTCGAGCTGAACAGTCACATACGTCAAGGCATCTGGCGGAGTTTTGGATGGTGGAGCCTGAAATTGCGTTTGCTGATCTCCAG GATGATATGAACTGTGCAGAAGCATATGTGAAATTCTTGTGCCAGTGGTTACTTGATTATTCCCTCGCTGACATGGAGTTTATGGCCGCCCATATTGACAAAACTTGCATCGATAGACTTAAAATGGTTGCCTCAAGCAACTTCTACCGGATAACTTATACAAAAGCCGTAGCAATTCTTGAGGAGGTGTCAAAAGCAAGGAAATTTGAGAATAAAGTAGAATGGGGAATAGATTTGGCATCTGAACATGAGAG ATACTTGACTGAAGAGAAATTTAAAGCGCCTGTCATTGTTTACAACTATCCCAAAGGAATTAAAGCATTCTATATGAAGCTCAATGAAGACAAGAAGACTGTTGCAGCAATGGATGTCCTTGTACCGAAG GTGGGTGAATTGGTGGGAGGAAGCCAAAGAGAGGAGAATTACGAGGTTCTTAGAGCAAG AATATTGGAGATGAATCTACCACTCGAGCCATACGAGTGGTACCTTGATCTCCGACGATATGGAACTGTCAAgcacagtgggtttggtctagGCTTTGAGAGGATGATTCTTTTTGCTACTGGCATCGAGAACATTAGAGATGTCATCCCGTTCCCCAGATATCCTGGAAGAGCAGatctttaa